One genomic region from Pogoniulus pusillus isolate bPogPus1 chromosome 40, bPogPus1.pri, whole genome shotgun sequence encodes:
- the IFI35 gene encoding interferon-induced 35 kDa protein isoform X3 translates to MDSSESSFTRLSLPGSPEEGSPEDGSPEETPEHVRQEIKRYEAFCNALNQDLMKLQMAKEAVEQRTRELRKEGELLKQETLSNIGEEVAVVLAEQNSLKHERQILKKKLEEVKKRVLWEDPARVLPALPEKNMVFKGLMASKEDMNKLMLIPRIHYPLLGGSALITFEKAEVAQRILEMKEHVVELSCGEELDRCRVRVQAAPVDLLLPSALEMGLTQSSRSILVSDLPILSIPEEALLDKLELFFSKTKNGGVAEQLIERGHIQFFIGKEKYEVKISPCISGNITNLQLTPGSAQLQPSCCPRTVLLTGIPDVLDEESMRDALEIHFQKGSRGGGEVDALDYVPLGQVGVAVFTEDAD, encoded by the exons ATGGACTCGTCGGAG AGTTCCTTCACCCGGCTGTCGCTGCCCGGGAGCCCGGAGGAGGGAAGCCCAGAGGACGGCAGCCCGGAAGAGACCCCCGAGCACGTTCGACAGGAGATCAAGCGCTATGAG GCGTTTTGTAATGCTCTGAATCAAGACCTCATGAAGCTACAAATGGCCAAGGAAGCTGTAGAGCAAAGGACACGAGAGctgaggaaagaaggagaactTCTTAAGCAAGAAACACTTTCAAACATAGGTGAAGAG gTGGCTGTTGTTCTTGCAGAGCAGAACAGTCTGAAGCATGAGAGGCAGATACTGAAAAAGAAACTGGAAGAAGTGAAGAAGAGGGTCCTCTGGGAGGATCCAGCAAGG GTGCTGCCAGCCTTGCCAGAGAAGAACATGGTGTTTAAGGGACTCATGGCAAGCAAGGAGGACATGAACAAGCTGATGCTGATCCCAAGGATCCACTACCCTCTGCTGGGGGGCTCAGCCCTTATCACCTTTGAGAAGGCAGAGG TAGCCCAGAGGATCCTGGAGATGAAGGAGCATGTGGTGGAGCTAAGCTGCGGGGAGGAGCTGGATCGCTGCAGAGTGCGAGTGCAGGCAGCGCCCGTGGATttactgctgccctctgccctggag ATGGGGCTgactcagagcagcaggagtatCCTCGTGTCTGACCTACCCATCCTGAGCATCCCTGAGGAGGCACTGCTGGACAAATTGGagctcttcttcagcaagacgaAGAATGGGGGTG TCGCGGAGCAGCTAATTGAGAGAGGACACATCCAGTTTTTTattgggaaagaaaaatacGAGGTCAAAATATCACCGTGCATAAGTGGAAATATCACTAACCTGCAG CTCACTcctggctctgcccagctccagccctcctgctgccccaggaCCGTCCTGCTCACGGGGATCCCGGATGTACTGGATGAGGAGTCCATGAGGGATGCTCTGGAGATCCACTTCCAGAAGGGCAGCCGTGGTGGGGGAGAGGTGGATGCCCTCGACTACGTCCCGCTGGGACAAGTGGGGGTGGCTGTTTTCACGGAGGACGCCGACTAG
- the IFI35 gene encoding interferon-induced 35 kDa protein isoform X1, with protein MDSSESSFTRLSLPGSPEEGSPEDGSPEETPEHVRQEIKRYEAFCNALNQDLMKLQMAKEAVEQRTRELRKEGELLKQETLSNIGEEVAVVLAEQNSLKHERQILKKKLEEVKKRVLWEDPARVLPALPEKNMVFKGLMASKEDMNKLMLIPRIHYPLLGGSALITFEKAEVAQRILEMKEHVVELSCGEELDRCRVRVQAAPVDLLLPSALEMGLTQSSRSILVSDLPILSIPEEALLDKLELFFSKTKNGGGEVESREFLDDSGQVMLTFAEDGVAEQLIERGHIQFFIGKEKYEVKISPCISGNITNLQLTPGSAQLQPSCCPRTVLLTGIPDVLDEESMRDALEIHFQKGSRGGGEVDALDYVPLGQVGVAVFTEDAD; from the exons ATGGACTCGTCGGAG AGTTCCTTCACCCGGCTGTCGCTGCCCGGGAGCCCGGAGGAGGGAAGCCCAGAGGACGGCAGCCCGGAAGAGACCCCCGAGCACGTTCGACAGGAGATCAAGCGCTATGAG GCGTTTTGTAATGCTCTGAATCAAGACCTCATGAAGCTACAAATGGCCAAGGAAGCTGTAGAGCAAAGGACACGAGAGctgaggaaagaaggagaactTCTTAAGCAAGAAACACTTTCAAACATAGGTGAAGAG gTGGCTGTTGTTCTTGCAGAGCAGAACAGTCTGAAGCATGAGAGGCAGATACTGAAAAAGAAACTGGAAGAAGTGAAGAAGAGGGTCCTCTGGGAGGATCCAGCAAGG GTGCTGCCAGCCTTGCCAGAGAAGAACATGGTGTTTAAGGGACTCATGGCAAGCAAGGAGGACATGAACAAGCTGATGCTGATCCCAAGGATCCACTACCCTCTGCTGGGGGGCTCAGCCCTTATCACCTTTGAGAAGGCAGAGG TAGCCCAGAGGATCCTGGAGATGAAGGAGCATGTGGTGGAGCTAAGCTGCGGGGAGGAGCTGGATCGCTGCAGAGTGCGAGTGCAGGCAGCGCCCGTGGATttactgctgccctctgccctggag ATGGGGCTgactcagagcagcaggagtatCCTCGTGTCTGACCTACCCATCCTGAGCATCCCTGAGGAGGCACTGCTGGACAAATTGGagctcttcttcagcaagacgaAGAATGGGGGTGGTGAGGTGGAGAGCAGGGAGTTCCTGGATGATTCTGGCCAGGTCATGCTGACCTTTGCAGAGGATGGAG TCGCGGAGCAGCTAATTGAGAGAGGACACATCCAGTTTTTTattgggaaagaaaaatacGAGGTCAAAATATCACCGTGCATAAGTGGAAATATCACTAACCTGCAG CTCACTcctggctctgcccagctccagccctcctgctgccccaggaCCGTCCTGCTCACGGGGATCCCGGATGTACTGGATGAGGAGTCCATGAGGGATGCTCTGGAGATCCACTTCCAGAAGGGCAGCCGTGGTGGGGGAGAGGTGGATGCCCTCGACTACGTCCCGCTGGGACAAGTGGGGGTGGCTGTTTTCACGGAGGACGCCGACTAG
- the IFI35 gene encoding interferon-induced 35 kDa protein isoform X2: MDSSESSFTRLSLPGSPEEGSPEDGSPEETPEHVRQEIKRYEAFCNALNQDLMKLQMAKEAVEQRTRELRKEGELLKQETLSNIGEEVAVVLAEQNSLKHERQILKKKLEEVKKRVLWEDPARVLPALPEKNMVFKGLMASKEDMNKLMLIPRIHYPLLGGSALITFEKAEVAQRILEMKEHVVELSCGEELDRCRVRVQAAPVDLLLPSALEMGLTQSSRSILVSDLPILSIPEEALLDKLELFFSKTKNGGGEVESREFLDDSGQVMLTFAEDGVAEQLIERGHIQFFIGKEKYEVKISPCISGNITNLQLQPSCCPRTVLLTGIPDVLDEESMRDALEIHFQKGSRGGGEVDALDYVPLGQVGVAVFTEDAD; this comes from the exons ATGGACTCGTCGGAG AGTTCCTTCACCCGGCTGTCGCTGCCCGGGAGCCCGGAGGAGGGAAGCCCAGAGGACGGCAGCCCGGAAGAGACCCCCGAGCACGTTCGACAGGAGATCAAGCGCTATGAG GCGTTTTGTAATGCTCTGAATCAAGACCTCATGAAGCTACAAATGGCCAAGGAAGCTGTAGAGCAAAGGACACGAGAGctgaggaaagaaggagaactTCTTAAGCAAGAAACACTTTCAAACATAGGTGAAGAG gTGGCTGTTGTTCTTGCAGAGCAGAACAGTCTGAAGCATGAGAGGCAGATACTGAAAAAGAAACTGGAAGAAGTGAAGAAGAGGGTCCTCTGGGAGGATCCAGCAAGG GTGCTGCCAGCCTTGCCAGAGAAGAACATGGTGTTTAAGGGACTCATGGCAAGCAAGGAGGACATGAACAAGCTGATGCTGATCCCAAGGATCCACTACCCTCTGCTGGGGGGCTCAGCCCTTATCACCTTTGAGAAGGCAGAGG TAGCCCAGAGGATCCTGGAGATGAAGGAGCATGTGGTGGAGCTAAGCTGCGGGGAGGAGCTGGATCGCTGCAGAGTGCGAGTGCAGGCAGCGCCCGTGGATttactgctgccctctgccctggag ATGGGGCTgactcagagcagcaggagtatCCTCGTGTCTGACCTACCCATCCTGAGCATCCCTGAGGAGGCACTGCTGGACAAATTGGagctcttcttcagcaagacgaAGAATGGGGGTGGTGAGGTGGAGAGCAGGGAGTTCCTGGATGATTCTGGCCAGGTCATGCTGACCTTTGCAGAGGATGGAG TCGCGGAGCAGCTAATTGAGAGAGGACACATCCAGTTTTTTattgggaaagaaaaatacGAGGTCAAAATATCACCGTGCATAAGTGGAAATATCACTAACCTGCAG ctccagccctcctgctgccccaggaCCGTCCTGCTCACGGGGATCCCGGATGTACTGGATGAGGAGTCCATGAGGGATGCTCTGGAGATCCACTTCCAGAAGGGCAGCCGTGGTGGGGGAGAGGTGGATGCCCTCGACTACGTCCCGCTGGGACAAGTGGGGGTGGCTGTTTTCACGGAGGACGCCGACTAG